Proteins encoded within one genomic window of Lactococcus garvieae:
- a CDS encoding WxL domain-containing protein: MAKVQNLLKKSINITTSTLLLLSASLSISTLVFPDHPAKADTNSTNEVLVPGVTSDTGDHNYSDLPISTIHSMGTWLALGTTQENVPGTNWFGMATNGTNQAGYAIFKGAMDASQPFSISGYFRTASSGANYKDSGDSNGFILTPESINQINSNATKYTGNSNSAKPVIYPTGPGLGIGGLSGSIFAGRDLYYNSPTSGTAADADKSAIDGIYNGSGTGVSGSSPAISIRTTRDASGASIISGDASVGTAGELVYGKGSTTTTGVGVNLGYPNAVGPDTSYFTLFGNFSTQDDTMTLTWSNPVASADEKSYTGTLSLTVQGMSADGIATGNPVTITQTSVTIPRTISVGAIGATGGNYGSLSFSNNSSLINGNRGQKDVKVNYINSVTGKKISSSETTPIKANVGDIVNVLSPTKTGSSTSGLPGKYEFTAPTNATFNALTGYTFEKITYGGVFDESTGTLTGDGVNDPNGSAGTNNGITVSNFDNLANPNQINIFYTPTMQEASFATGYLAGTPGTSIVGTVEPNNIEVALPSVTPTTPGFASPLPTYTSTSAYTDAVAPMPQVSNMPVGYSVLQVLTSGGKVYTTESAITAGYSSALAYALADNPLIDPGNKDFVGVPNKFLVILSPDQHSATWKYQYDNNTPGYNGNEGIAALPTLPTVPTQEGVTGLPITDPGVAELPAGYEVSQISDATGTHYGPSENLTLPSVFLNKYFPYIFMNPATYTDSTMNTPVFGTESSFTFLVSALPQTGEIEFKYNAGTPGTDEEGNPVVDSEGNPTPVIDESKGTLGIASSLPPTQALNGLTGGSLYFDLSKTIPTGYTVDTVVGPDHIKYTDDTVSGKTAVQAALEANPYFEDSSQSTNSFTIYLRAESKTASIAIKMDNSQTPSGTVIPDEQNFVLGEGSVGEPILQSDIEKALTTLTSGGGVLDITSSTYDNWNVTSLSGPGNTIISTAGEMNNQIAAEKLSDLVASQPYYLAGNSVYEIHMSYNGTLSLRVPSTIDFGNHEISGKSSTYKGSMEKSVYVIDSRTTPTAWTLKVQQSSPLIGYGENTGVIIPQLELSGSLHFVDTQSNDTLLTDDTSATVYQQTSGSNELVEAMTNSNEGEKGFYLDTLANKQISKWYGDNVVYKGEILWTVSNTP; this comes from the coding sequence ATGGCTAAAGTACAAAACTTACTCAAAAAGTCAATAAATATAACAACATCTACACTACTTTTGTTAAGTGCTTCGTTGTCAATCTCAACTCTAGTATTCCCTGACCATCCTGCAAAGGCGGATACAAATTCAACTAATGAAGTCCTGGTTCCTGGTGTTACATCAGATACAGGCGATCACAATTATTCAGATCTACCTATAAGCACTATTCACAGTATGGGGACTTGGCTTGCTTTAGGCACGACCCAAGAAAATGTACCTGGTACAAACTGGTTTGGGATGGCTACAAACGGAACAAACCAAGCTGGCTATGCTATCTTTAAAGGTGCGATGGATGCTTCCCAACCGTTCTCTATCTCAGGTTACTTTAGGACGGCCTCTTCTGGTGCGAATTACAAAGATTCTGGGGATTCAAACGGATTTATTTTGACTCCCGAATCAATTAATCAGATTAATTCGAATGCTACTAAATATACTGGAAACTCTAACTCGGCTAAACCAGTTATTTATCCGACTGGACCAGGTCTAGGGATTGGGGGATTGAGTGGCTCTATTTTTGCTGGGCGTGACCTCTACTATAATTCTCCGACATCAGGGACCGCTGCCGATGCGGATAAGAGTGCCATTGACGGGATTTATAATGGTTCAGGTACAGGAGTCTCAGGCTCATCGCCAGCCATTTCAATAAGAACAACAAGGGATGCTTCTGGAGCTTCTATTATCTCAGGTGATGCTTCAGTGGGCACGGCTGGAGAACTTGTGTATGGTAAAGGGAGCACAACCACTACTGGGGTAGGTGTAAACTTAGGCTACCCCAATGCGGTTGGACCTGATACGAGTTATTTTACATTATTCGGAAACTTTAGTACTCAGGATGATACCATGACTTTAACATGGTCAAATCCAGTCGCGTCTGCTGATGAGAAAAGCTATACAGGAACGCTGAGCTTAACAGTACAAGGAATGTCCGCGGATGGCATCGCTACAGGAAATCCAGTTACTATTACGCAGACATCCGTAACTATTCCACGCACAATCTCAGTCGGAGCGATAGGGGCTACAGGTGGAAACTATGGAAGTTTATCATTTTCAAATAACAGCAGTCTTATTAACGGTAACAGAGGACAAAAAGATGTTAAAGTAAACTATATAAACTCTGTAACAGGTAAAAAAATCTCAAGTTCTGAAACTACTCCTATTAAAGCGAATGTCGGTGATATTGTGAATGTATTGTCTCCAACAAAGACAGGAAGTTCAACATCTGGTCTTCCGGGGAAGTATGAATTTACAGCTCCAACTAATGCAACTTTCAATGCGCTTACAGGTTATACTTTTGAAAAAATTACTTATGGTGGAGTATTTGATGAGTCTACAGGTACTCTGACAGGAGATGGAGTAAATGATCCTAACGGCTCAGCAGGTACTAATAATGGAATAACTGTTTCAAACTTTGACAATCTTGCTAATCCGAATCAGATTAATATTTTCTATACCCCCACAATGCAAGAAGCATCTTTTGCTACGGGTTATTTAGCTGGAACACCCGGAACTTCAATCGTGGGTACAGTTGAACCTAATAATATTGAAGTGGCGCTACCCTCGGTGACTCCGACTACCCCAGGTTTTGCCAGCCCTCTACCTACATATACTTCAACTTCAGCTTACACCGATGCTGTTGCACCAATGCCCCAAGTGAGCAATATGCCTGTAGGCTACAGTGTTCTTCAGGTTCTGACCTCAGGCGGGAAAGTATACACGACAGAAAGTGCTATCACAGCAGGTTATTCTAGTGCGCTTGCTTATGCTCTGGCTGACAACCCTTTAATTGACCCAGGAAATAAAGACTTTGTTGGTGTACCCAATAAGTTTTTGGTTATCTTATCTCCAGATCAACACAGTGCTACATGGAAATACCAATATGACAACAACACCCCAGGTTACAATGGTAACGAGGGGATAGCGGCTCTGCCAACCCTCCCGACAGTTCCCACTCAGGAAGGTGTTACGGGTCTGCCGATAACAGATCCGGGAGTTGCTGAATTACCTGCAGGATATGAAGTTTCCCAGATATCAGATGCCACGGGGACTCACTATGGGCCATCAGAAAACCTCACTCTTCCGAGTGTTTTCCTGAATAAATATTTTCCATATATATTTATGAACCCTGCAACTTACACAGATTCTACTATGAATACTCCCGTTTTTGGTACTGAAAGTTCGTTCACCTTTTTAGTTTCAGCACTGCCACAAACTGGTGAGATAGAATTTAAGTACAATGCTGGTACTCCAGGAACAGATGAAGAGGGGAATCCAGTGGTGGATTCGGAGGGAAATCCTACCCCTGTTATCGACGAAAGCAAGGGCACATTAGGTATTGCTTCTAGTTTGCCTCCTACACAAGCGTTGAATGGGTTAACTGGAGGAAGTTTATATTTTGACTTAAGCAAAACGATTCCAACGGGATATACGGTCGACACAGTAGTTGGGCCAGATCATATTAAATATACGGATGATACTGTTTCTGGGAAAACAGCCGTGCAAGCGGCTTTAGAAGCCAATCCTTATTTTGAAGATAGTTCACAGTCTACAAATAGTTTTACAATCTATCTAAGAGCCGAGAGTAAAACTGCCTCCATAGCTATTAAAATGGATAATTCACAAACACCCAGTGGCACGGTAATTCCTGATGAACAGAACTTTGTTTTGGGTGAGGGATCAGTAGGAGAGCCGATACTGCAGTCTGATATCGAGAAGGCACTTACGACTTTAACGAGTGGAGGGGGAGTACTTGATATAACGAGCTCAACATATGATAACTGGAATGTCACATCGCTAAGTGGGCCGGGCAATACGATAATTAGTACAGCAGGAGAAATGAATAATCAAATTGCTGCGGAAAAATTATCGGATTTGGTTGCTTCTCAGCCTTATTATTTAGCTGGCAACAGTGTCTATGAGATTCACATGAGTTATAACGGAACACTCTCTTTGAGGGTCCCCTCAACGATCGACTTCGGCAACCATGAAATTTCGGGGAAATCCTCCACTTATAAAGGGAGTATGGAAAAAAGTGTGTATGTTATTGATAGCAGAACAACGCCAACGGCTTGGACATTAAAGGTACAACAATCTTCACCGCTCATCGGATATGGAGAGAATACAGGAGTAATCATTCCTCAGCTGGAGTTATCTGGTTCCTTGCACTTTGTAGATACACAAAGTAATGATACGCTACTTACAGATGACACATCTGCTACAGTTTATCAACAGACGTCAGGCTCAAATGAGTTGGTTGAAGCAATGACTAATAGCAATGAAGGAGAGAAGGGCTTTTATCTGGATACACTTGCCAATAAGCAAATTTCCAAGTGGTATGGTGACAATGTTGTATATAAAGGGGAAATATTGTGGACTGTATCTAATACACCATGA
- a CDS encoding WxL domain-containing protein, protein MKKSITLSSLTLMTLALSATSLSLAVSADTTATSENTVAFNAPTETTTPPDVVNPTDPNEPASLIPSQPGAQAVDFVSAIDFGTHTLDGATTTFTGAVKSGTTGDAGTPILAWHDLDGASPAVSYTITAEVTKAFGLEGATVTYGGGTLVNSSGGEATATTGIGTPGDLVLGEEGTAQTVITGTGGLDGHFVNKFSAVSLYVPVTSQTAGTHSATVTWTMTNAVS, encoded by the coding sequence ATGAAAAAATCAATCACTCTATCATCATTGACCCTCATGACTCTTGCATTATCAGCAACAAGTCTATCTCTAGCAGTATCAGCTGATACAACTGCTACATCGGAAAATACGGTAGCTTTTAATGCCCCAACAGAAACAACAACGCCTCCAGATGTTGTGAACCCGACGGACCCAAATGAACCGGCAAGTTTAATTCCTTCACAACCAGGGGCACAGGCTGTAGACTTTGTCTCTGCAATTGATTTTGGTACACATACTCTTGATGGTGCTACAACAACATTTACAGGTGCCGTAAAATCAGGGACAACTGGCGATGCAGGGACACCGATACTTGCATGGCATGATTTAGATGGGGCTTCTCCTGCAGTATCATATACGATTACAGCGGAAGTAACGAAAGCCTTTGGGTTAGAAGGCGCAACAGTTACTTACGGTGGTGGAACTCTTGTGAACTCTTCAGGAGGTGAAGCCACTGCTACAACAGGTATTGGTACCCCTGGAGACCTCGTTTTAGGAGAAGAGGGAACAGCGCAAACTGTAATCACTGGTACAGGTGGTTTGGATGGACACTTTGTGAATAAGTTTAGCGCCGTGTCACTTTATGTGCCAGTAACTTCTCAAACTGCTGGGACTCATTCCGCTACAGTTACGTGGACAATGACGAATGCTGTATCATAA
- a CDS encoding DUF916 and DUF3324 domain-containing protein, protein MNYKKIKFLIAVFTLCLIPTLFPSSTKADTAGFSVVPILDENQVKPGLGYFNLLLDPSQSKKLEFNIYNNGDEPIKIETTFGTSFTGDAGNVLYTPKKYKSDSSLEINIKEYVKLPKEVTVPAHSKMIVAAEVTMPKEKFTGVIAGGFNFNEKDTQENENKSNNSKDSTSITNRYAYVIGLVLQNSVEKVQPELSLGKVGASQRNNRNIISANLHNSARAYLLDMDVDAVVKSTKDENVKYTFNSSSMEMAPNSNFDLAIPVSIQGALKENQTSEPLKPGQYKMTLTVFGGKNKNGRYQKLTNGQVTKYDNKWTFNKSFTITEAQSKELNSKDVTVDQKDETPWLLYILVAVVFLLIFIILLLLFKQRKQTANLKK, encoded by the coding sequence ATGAACTATAAAAAAATTAAATTTCTCATAGCTGTATTTACTCTTTGCTTGATTCCGACGCTTTTTCCATCCAGTACAAAAGCAGATACCGCGGGGTTTTCGGTAGTCCCAATATTAGATGAAAATCAAGTCAAACCAGGCCTTGGTTATTTCAATCTCTTGTTAGACCCGAGCCAAAGTAAAAAACTAGAGTTTAACATTTACAATAATGGAGATGAACCCATAAAAATAGAGACGACGTTTGGGACGTCTTTTACTGGAGATGCTGGTAATGTCTTATATACTCCCAAGAAGTATAAGAGTGATTCATCTTTAGAGATTAATATTAAAGAGTATGTAAAACTGCCTAAAGAAGTAACTGTTCCTGCTCATAGTAAAATGATAGTTGCGGCAGAAGTAACAATGCCGAAAGAAAAATTTACTGGAGTTATTGCGGGAGGATTCAACTTCAATGAAAAAGATACACAAGAAAATGAGAACAAATCAAATAACTCAAAAGATTCTACTTCTATAACAAATCGCTATGCTTACGTCATAGGTCTAGTCTTGCAAAACAGTGTAGAAAAAGTTCAACCAGAACTTAGCTTAGGAAAAGTGGGTGCCTCTCAGAGAAATAACCGTAATATTATCAGTGCAAATTTGCATAACTCTGCTAGAGCCTACCTCTTGGATATGGATGTTGATGCTGTAGTTAAGAGCACTAAAGATGAAAATGTTAAATACACTTTCAACAGCTCTTCAATGGAAATGGCTCCCAATTCTAACTTTGATTTGGCCATTCCTGTCTCTATCCAAGGGGCATTAAAGGAAAACCAAACTTCTGAACCCTTAAAACCAGGTCAATATAAAATGACTCTAACAGTATTTGGCGGAAAAAATAAGAATGGACGCTACCAAAAGCTAACCAACGGACAAGTTACAAAATATGATAACAAATGGACCTTCAATAAAAGTTTTACCATCACTGAGGCACAGAGTAAGGAATTAAATTCAAAAGACGTCACAGTTGACCAAAAAGATGAAACGCCTTGGCTTCTTTATATTCTCGTTGCTGTTGTGTTCCTCTTAATCTTTATTATCCTTCTTTTGTTATTTAAGCAGAGAAAACAAACCGCGAATCTGAAAAAATAA
- a CDS encoding helix-turn-helix domain-containing protein gives MEATLKFILEELSLKYGVPITISQGEELFTFPKDETCLVELQAALTKHSPNFEQVDYFQYNGHIYSSFDCYFEDKPFFAVLIGPKPIQNLVDVSDIAEAGTSSSIINSNLIQRKEFITFIALVHNLLKKTPLPTPPEWLNSEESLHEIYHLSKSSIESRRFTDSFEDSVELEKRYLDAIRRNEPRIIEWIIKKIRTTYTAQLSSNKLESVKFKCVAIITLLTRISINSGISAIRAYSLSDSLIKSLEKARNLEDCIHFITESSYMFIELIHHFPYTQKSDMVKKILYYIDSNIYNKITIEELSNYVGRHKTYISSNFKKEMKKTIHGYINEKKIFEAKHLLMLTHQSYKEIASKLNFSSQSHFIHIFKKIEGISPAQYRLKNNLNFMIIE, from the coding sequence ATGGAAGCTACACTTAAGTTTATATTAGAAGAACTTTCCCTCAAATATGGCGTACCTATAACTATAAGTCAGGGAGAAGAACTCTTTACTTTTCCGAAAGATGAAACTTGCTTAGTCGAGCTACAAGCGGCATTAACGAAGCATTCGCCAAATTTTGAGCAAGTGGACTATTTTCAATATAACGGCCACATATATTCAAGTTTTGACTGTTACTTTGAAGATAAACCCTTTTTTGCAGTGCTTATTGGTCCCAAACCTATTCAAAATTTAGTGGATGTGTCCGATATCGCTGAAGCAGGCACTTCTTCATCAATTATAAATAGCAATCTTATCCAAAGAAAAGAATTTATTACTTTTATCGCTCTTGTTCATAACTTATTAAAAAAAACTCCACTTCCAACACCTCCTGAATGGCTTAATTCAGAAGAATCTTTGCACGAAATTTATCATCTCTCTAAGTCAAGTATCGAGTCAAGACGTTTCACTGATTCTTTTGAGGACTCCGTTGAACTAGAGAAACGTTATTTAGATGCTATACGACGTAATGAGCCTCGGATAATTGAATGGATCATAAAAAAAATAAGAACCACTTACACTGCTCAATTATCATCCAATAAGTTAGAAAGTGTAAAATTCAAGTGCGTTGCAATCATCACCTTACTTACTCGTATCAGTATAAACAGTGGAATATCTGCAATAAGAGCCTACAGCTTATCGGATTCATTAATTAAGTCGCTTGAAAAAGCGAGAAATCTGGAAGATTGTATTCATTTTATAACAGAATCTTCCTATATGTTTATCGAACTTATTCATCATTTTCCCTATACTCAAAAAAGCGATATGGTTAAAAAAATTTTATATTATATCGATAGTAATATTTACAATAAAATTACGATAGAAGAACTTTCAAACTATGTCGGAAGGCATAAAACCTATATTTCTTCAAATTTCAAAAAAGAAATGAAAAAAACTATACATGGCTATATAAATGAGAAAAAAATCTTTGAAGCAAAACATCTCTTGATGCTCACGCACCAGAGTTACAAAGAGATTGCATCCAAACTCAACTTCTCTAGCCAGAGCCACTTTATTCATATTTTCAAAAAAATAGAAGGGATTTCTCCCGCGCAATATCGCCTAAAAAACAATCTTAATTTCATGATAATTGAATAA
- a CDS encoding VOC family protein: protein MATMVFVNFPVTDIEVSTAFYEKLGFTKNPDFSDDLVSCMVWDENFYIMLLSHERYQTFIGDKTIADTHKVSGALAAFTLPSADAVKDFGQRASQNGGQSIHLDNGIPEEVMYGLEVQDPDGNCLEPVWMSM, encoded by the coding sequence ATGGCAACAATGGTTTTCGTAAACTTCCCAGTTACAGATATTGAGGTATCCACAGCTTTTTATGAAAAGCTTGGTTTTACAAAGAACCCTGATTTTTCTGATGACTTAGTAAGCTGTATGGTTTGGGATGAGAACTTCTATATCATGCTCTTGTCACATGAGCGCTACCAAACTTTTATCGGAGATAAAACTATCGCTGATACTCATAAAGTGAGTGGAGCTCTTGCTGCCTTTACTCTCCCTAGTGCAGATGCTGTCAAAGACTTTGGCCAACGCGCCAGTCAAAACGGCGGACAGTCTATTCACCTCGACAATGGCATTCCTGAGGAGGTTATGTACGGTCTGGAAGTCCAAGATCCAGATGGCAACTGCTTAGAGCCTGTATGGATGTCCATGTAG